Part of the Dehalococcoidales bacterium genome is shown below.
CTGATTGTTGCCTTTGCGTTCTTCTATACCATGGTAATATTCCAGCAGCAGGACCTTCCGGGTACCCTGCAGCGACAGGGAGGCTTTATCCCCGGGATTCGTCCCGGCAAGAACACCTCCAGCTACCTTAACCATGTGATAACACGAATAACGACGGTGGGCGCTTTCTTCCTGGCTTTCGTGGGCATCATACCGTTCCTGGCCCGTGAGGTCAGTGACGTGCAGGTGATACAGCTTTCCAGCATGGGCCTGCTGATTGTTGTTGGTGTTGTTCTGGATACCATGAAGCAGATGGAGGCGCAGCTCACGATGCGGCGCTACGAAGGCTTCATTAAGTAGGAGCAGAAGGTGTACATAGTTATCCTGGGTGCGCCCGGGGCAGGTAAAGGAACGCAGGCAGCCGTAGTAGCAGAGAAGCTGAAAGCAGCCCACATTGCTACCGGCGATATGTTTCGTGAGGCGCAAGAGCAGGAAACGGAGCTGGCCAGACAGGCCGTGTCCTACATGGAGAAAGGGCAACTGGTGCCGGACGAAATTACCATAAGGATGGTCCTGGAGCGAATAGCGGCCCCGGACTGTGTGAACGGGGTGGTCTTTGACGGCTTTCCCAGAAATCTGAAACAGGCTGAGGCGCTGGACGAAGCGCTGGTGGAACAGGGGAAAACAGTGGACAAGGTGGTGTATATCAAGGTGCCCGAGACAGAGTTGCTGGAGCGGCTCAGCGGGCGCTGGATATGCCGCCAGTGCCAGACCCCGTATCACGCGCTTAATTCGCCGCCGAAGACGCCGGGCAAGTGTGACCGGTGCGGTGGTGAACTCTACCAGCGTGCCGATGATACCGTTGAGACGGTCAAGGAGCGATTGAAGGTGTATTTCGCCCAGACGGCACCCTTGATTGACTACTATACCCGGGCGGGTAAGCTGCTTGAGGTAGACGGCGAAGGTGGAGTGGATGAGGTCGGGGAGAGGATACTGGCATTGATTGGCGGAAGCCTTATCGGTCAACGGAGCCAGGGATGAGTATTATCATTAAATCCGACCAGGAGATTGCGGTAATGCGCGAGGCCGGTAGGATTGTAGCGAATGTGCTGGATGTGCTGAAGTCGCGAGTGAAGCCGGGAATGTGTACCAGGGAACTGGACGTCATTGCTGCCGAGGAAGTGGAGAAGCTTGGTGGGAAACCATCCTTCAAAGGGTACCATGGATATCCTGCCACAGTCTGTGTATCAGTGAATGACGAGATAGTGCATGGAATTCCGGGGGAAAGGGTCCTCAATGAGGGTGACATAGTGTCTCTGGACTTCGGGACAATCTATCAGGGTTACCAGGGGGATGCCGCGATAACCGTGGGAGTAGGCAGAATCTCCCCCGAGGCGGAACGGCTCCTGGAGGCCACAGAGGGCGCCCTGCGAGCCGGTATTGCCGCTGCCCGTCCGAAGGCGAGGCTGGGAGACATTTCGGCGGCCATCGAGGAGTATGCTGAATCAAGGAGATATTCGGTGGTGCGGGAATATACCGGTCACGGGATTGGGCATGACATGCATGAAGACCCACAGGTGCCCAATTGCACCGTGACGACATTCGGTGTCAGACCGGGAGTCGGCCCGGAACTGGTGAAGGGAATGACCCTGGCGCTCGAACCGATGCTCAACATCGGCGGGTGGGCTACGAAGCGGGATAATGATGGCTGGACAGTACGTACCAGGGATGGCAGTCTCTCGGCGCACTTCGAGAATACCATCGCCATCACTGACGGTGAGCCTGAGGTGCTCACGAAGTTATAGTCGTTTTAAGGAGTCTATGCCCAAGAAGGAAACTATTGAGGTAGAGGGGGTGGTAACCGAGGCTTTACCCAACGCCATGTTTCGCGTTGAACTGCCTAACGGGCACAAAGTGTTGGCGCACATCTCCGGGAGGCTAAGAGTGCACTACATCAGAGTGCTGCCCGGGGACAGGGTATTGATAGAGTTATCCCCGTATGACTTGACGCGCGGTAGGATTACCTACCGACTAAAGTAGGATTTAGAGTAGGGCTTCAAGCAGAGCTTGAAGCGAATGAGGAATTACCATGAAGGTCAGAGCTTCAGTAAAAGTCAGATGTGAGAAGTGCAAGGTGATAAGGCGGCGGGGCGTGGTCAGGGTAATTTGTTCCAAACCCAGTCACAAGCAGAGACAGGGCTAGGATTCTGCTGAATAAGGAGGCAATCAGATGCCGCGTATAGCCGGAATAGATATCCCCAGGAATAAGCAGATATGGGTGTCATTACAGTATATCCATGGTGTTGGCCCCAGTGTAAGCCGTAAGGTACTGGAGCAAACCGGTGTCGTGGCCGAAACCAGGGCGGATGACCTCACTGAGCAAGAGGTTAACAGCATCAGGGAGGTCATTGACCGGGAGTATATAGTTGAAGGCGAGCTCAGGAAGGAGCACAGTCTCAACATCAAGCGTCTCATGGAGATTGGCAGCT
Proteins encoded:
- a CDS encoding adenylate kinase — protein: MYIVILGAPGAGKGTQAAVVAEKLKAAHIATGDMFREAQEQETELARQAVSYMEKGQLVPDEITIRMVLERIAAPDCVNGVVFDGFPRNLKQAEALDEALVEQGKTVDKVVYIKVPETELLERLSGRWICRQCQTPYHALNSPPKTPGKCDRCGGELYQRADDTVETVKERLKVYFAQTAPLIDYYTRAGKLLEVDGEGGVDEVGERILALIGGSLIGQRSQG
- the map gene encoding type I methionyl aminopeptidase, yielding MSIIIKSDQEIAVMREAGRIVANVLDVLKSRVKPGMCTRELDVIAAEEVEKLGGKPSFKGYHGYPATVCVSVNDEIVHGIPGERVLNEGDIVSLDFGTIYQGYQGDAAITVGVGRISPEAERLLEATEGALRAGIAAARPKARLGDISAAIEEYAESRRYSVVREYTGHGIGHDMHEDPQVPNCTVTTFGVRPGVGPELVKGMTLALEPMLNIGGWATKRDNDGWTVRTRDGSLSAHFENTIAITDGEPEVLTKL
- the infA gene encoding translation initiation factor IF-1 codes for the protein MPKKETIEVEGVVTEALPNAMFRVELPNGHKVLAHISGRLRVHYIRVLPGDRVLIELSPYDLTRGRITYRLK
- the rpmJ gene encoding 50S ribosomal protein L36, whose protein sequence is MKVRASVKVRCEKCKVIRRRGVVRVICSKPSHKQRQG
- the rpsM gene encoding 30S ribosomal protein S13 — protein: MPRIAGIDIPRNKQIWVSLQYIHGVGPSVSRKVLEQTGVVAETRADDLTEQEVNSIREVIDREYIVEGELRKEHSLNIKRLMEIGSYRGSRHRHSLPVRGQRTRTNARIHRGSRKTVAGRGKKRGTTKK